The Actinomycetota bacterium genome includes a window with the following:
- a CDS encoding helix-turn-helix transcriptional regulator, whose translation MTTSSLEIAVLGLLKEGPMHGYEISRRLSTTLGPLWTISFGSLYPCLKRLRKSGMVRETRAEGARLRRKTTYEITTEGETFFFEQLEHGAVYDTDRFRLRFAFFRYLPTESRIGLMERRRAYLQEKLLEFKESLRSAQDRIDAYSLSLINHGVQATEQDIRWLEELIDQERASDKRPPKSRRT comes from the coding sequence ATGACGACGTCGTCGCTCGAGATCGCGGTGCTGGGCCTTCTCAAGGAGGGCCCGATGCACGGCTACGAGATCAGCCGGCGGTTGTCCACAACCCTCGGCCCCCTGTGGACGATTTCGTTCGGATCCCTCTACCCGTGCCTCAAGCGGCTGCGCAAGAGCGGAATGGTCCGCGAAACCAGGGCCGAGGGGGCCCGTCTGCGCCGCAAGACGACCTACGAGATCACGACCGAGGGCGAGACCTTCTTCTTTGAGCAGCTCGAGCACGGAGCGGTCTACGACACCGACAGGTTCAGGCTGAGGTTCGCCTTCTTCCGGTACCTGCCCACCGAGTCGCGCATCGGTCTGATGGAGAGGCGCCGGGCTTACCTGCAGGAAAAGCTACTGGAGTTCAAGGAGTCGCTGAGGTCCGCCCAGGACCGGATCGACGCCTATTCGTTGTCCCTGATCAACCACGGCGTGCAGGCCACCGAGCAGGACATCAGGTGGCTGGAGGAACTGATCGACCAGGAACGGGCGAGCGACAAACGCCCCCCGAAGTCAAGGAGGACCTGA
- a CDS encoding LLM class flavin-dependent oxidoreductase, translating to MTVAISLPPPGLALSEVPAYAREAESLGYDSCWIAEVAGNDAFALGSAVAAVTSRLRLGTAVVPVNTRGPAMLSMAAATMDGVSGGRGICGIGVSSPAIVSDWNGQPSGSPLRRARETIEVLRLALTGQKVDYEGSCVRVRGFRIVPPPPRSVPIYLGALNPGMLKLAGELADGVVLNMVGEDFVPAALEHVRAGALSVGRDPDSIEVVIRLQTCVGEDEDAARDGFARAFAAYVIARGYAEFFTWQGFGDCVRGVREAFAARDRQAAREAISDRMLDALVVSGDRDRVRSRIDSYMAAGVTTPAVHAFWPTRDAALRTMRACAPA from the coding sequence ATGACGGTCGCGATCTCGCTCCCACCGCCCGGTCTGGCGCTCTCCGAGGTTCCGGCCTACGCGCGGGAGGCGGAGTCGCTGGGGTACGACTCCTGCTGGATCGCGGAGGTGGCGGGCAATGACGCCTTCGCTCTCGGCTCGGCGGTGGCTGCCGTTACAAGCCGGCTGCGGCTGGGGACGGCGGTGGTTCCGGTCAACACGCGGGGTCCCGCCATGCTCTCCATGGCGGCCGCCACCATGGACGGCGTCTCGGGCGGCCGGGGGATCTGCGGGATAGGAGTGTCGTCTCCGGCCATCGTCTCGGACTGGAACGGGCAGCCCTCCGGCTCGCCGCTGCGCCGCGCCCGGGAGACCATTGAGGTCCTCAGGCTGGCCCTGACGGGACAGAAGGTTGATTACGAGGGTTCCTGCGTGCGCGTTCGCGGCTTCCGGATTGTGCCTCCGCCTCCCCGGTCCGTGCCGATCTACCTCGGCGCCCTCAATCCCGGAATGCTGAAGCTGGCGGGAGAGCTGGCCGATGGCGTGGTGCTGAACATGGTGGGCGAGGACTTCGTGCCGGCGGCGCTGGAGCACGTACGGGCGGGGGCACTGTCGGTGGGCCGGGATCCGGACTCGATTGAGGTCGTGATCAGGCTCCAGACCTGTGTAGGCGAAGACGAAGACGCCGCCCGCGACGGGTTCGCCAGAGCATTCGCGGCGTATGTGATCGCTCGCGGCTACGCGGAGTTCTTCACTTGGCAGGGTTTCGGTGACTGCGTCAGAGGCGTCCGGGAGGCCTTCGCCGCCCGGGACAGGCAGGCGGCCCGGGAGGCCATCTCGGACAGGATGCTGGACGCGCTGGTGGTCAGCGGTGACCGGGATCGCGTCAGATCCCGGATCGACTCCTACATGGCCGCCGGGGTGACGACACCGGCCGTCCATGCGTTCTGGCCCACGCGGGACGCGGCACTGCGGACGATGAGGGCATGCGCCCCCGCCTGA
- a CDS encoding Ig-like domain-containing protein, with protein sequence MNLPSQAFAVGAGTLTIHDGGDGFMNAAETASGIPASWENLDPAATSADVWFEDASGGIPAGCGPWTVGPTGSGAVNPTCAASLPEGEFTFKAEWTDGTTPSGVVTSAATTKDNVSPAPPSVQLATANIANVASVPTTGDADAGTINLSIDDADGTTAAVTASAPVSGAFSISSDLSGLADGTLDATASVTDAAGNTGSTSATSALKDTVAPAAPVISAPVEGVTVGGSPISVAGTAAAGDKVKVLEGATQLHEATADGAGDWTASIPFSDGAHSISVVSVDAAGNEGPSSTRSFTVDLAPPLAGTAMLLDGDGYVNAADAAAGLPVNWTRARGSDAVGAEISFVDSSNAVPAACGPFAVEVTGESTLSPACAAALPQGDFALRAVWIDEFGNRSDPFDDGSVKDTVAPAAIDLDHPDTILRTEAAAGIPLNWTADTALAQVTLANEASTAPAACTMADQAATGSATIGLACFGALQDGNIVASVTGTDIAGNASSATDTAILQITAGKLGLEILDGADNADGTKPFPAKGHVDNRANAQDTLNGTALKVRLDPDPATATGILLAQVTLSDGTNSIVSEVREIEAISSVELRTFTFNATTLRQGLLTATGTITNEIQNVTTKVDSTTLDLVAPQTSFDQADGTMFVSVNALLFTLSDVVFTGATTDPSGTSGVQFVYIMGKNVDTGATFGRTAVMESPEAGSTGWSLELVLPAGEWEITSRTQDTSGNLAPDTAPFTVQVLGF encoded by the coding sequence GTGAACCTGCCGTCGCAGGCTTTCGCAGTCGGAGCCGGCACCCTGACCATCCATGACGGTGGAGACGGGTTTATGAACGCGGCCGAGACGGCCTCAGGGATCCCGGCATCCTGGGAGAACCTGGACCCCGCGGCGACGTCCGCCGACGTGTGGTTCGAGGACGCCTCCGGCGGCATTCCCGCCGGCTGCGGACCCTGGACTGTCGGCCCAACCGGATCCGGTGCCGTCAACCCCACCTGCGCCGCAAGCCTGCCGGAAGGGGAATTCACGTTCAAGGCAGAGTGGACCGACGGAACGACTCCTTCCGGAGTTGTGACATCGGCAGCCACCACCAAGGACAACGTCTCGCCGGCCCCGCCCTCCGTGCAGCTGGCGACCGCCAACATCGCCAACGTGGCTTCCGTCCCCACCACGGGTGACGCCGACGCCGGAACGATCAACCTCTCGATCGACGACGCCGACGGCACGACTGCCGCCGTCACGGCATCTGCCCCGGTCAGCGGGGCCTTTTCCATCTCCTCCGACCTCTCCGGCCTGGCCGATGGCACCCTCGACGCCACGGCGTCTGTGACGGACGCAGCGGGCAACACGGGGTCCACCAGCGCCACTTCGGCCCTGAAGGACACCGTCGCCCCCGCCGCGCCGGTCATTTCGGCCCCCGTTGAGGGCGTGACCGTCGGCGGGTCTCCCATCTCGGTCGCCGGCACCGCTGCCGCCGGCGACAAGGTGAAGGTTTTGGAAGGCGCGACACAGCTGCACGAGGCCACTGCCGATGGCGCCGGTGACTGGACCGCCTCCATCCCCTTTTCGGACGGAGCGCACTCGATCTCCGTTGTCTCCGTCGATGCAGCAGGCAACGAGGGTCCCTCCTCCACCCGCTCCTTCACGGTGGACCTCGCTCCCCCGCTCGCGGGAACGGCCATGCTGCTGGACGGTGACGGCTACGTGAACGCGGCCGATGCGGCCGCTGGCCTGCCCGTCAACTGGACCAGGGCCCGTGGGTCCGACGCCGTGGGCGCCGAAATCTCGTTTGTGGACTCGTCCAACGCAGTTCCCGCAGCCTGCGGGCCGTTTGCGGTGGAAGTCACCGGCGAGAGCACCTTGTCGCCGGCTTGCGCCGCCGCCCTGCCCCAGGGTGACTTCGCTCTCAGGGCCGTCTGGATCGACGAGTTCGGCAACCGCTCCGATCCCTTTGACGACGGGTCGGTCAAGGACACCGTTGCTCCGGCGGCGATCGACCTCGACCACCCCGACACGATCCTTCGGACCGAGGCGGCTGCCGGTATCCCGCTGAACTGGACGGCCGACACGGCCCTTGCCCAGGTCACGCTGGCCAACGAGGCCTCCACGGCCCCGGCGGCCTGCACGATGGCGGACCAGGCGGCCACCGGCTCGGCGACCATCGGTCTCGCCTGCTTCGGGGCCCTCCAGGACGGCAACATCGTGGCTTCCGTGACCGGTACCGACATCGCCGGAAACGCCTCCTCCGCCACCGACACGGCGATTCTGCAGATCACCGCCGGCAAGCTCGGCCTTGAGATCCTGGACGGAGCCGACAACGCCGACGGCACCAAGCCGTTCCCGGCCAAGGGTCACGTGGACAACCGCGCCAACGCGCAGGACACGCTTAACGGGACCGCGCTGAAGGTCCGGCTCGACCCCGACCCGGCGACGGCTACCGGAATCCTGCTGGCCCAGGTCACCCTGTCGGACGGCACCAACAGCATCGTTTCGGAGGTCAGGGAGATCGAAGCCATCTCGTCAGTGGAGCTGCGGACCTTCACCTTCAATGCCACCACCCTGAGACAGGGTCTGCTGACGGCGACCGGCACGATCACCAACGAGATCCAAAACGTCACGACCAAGGTGGACTCCACCACGCTTGACCTCGTGGCGCCTCAGACCTCGTTCGACCAGGCCGACGGCACCATGTTCGTCTCCGTGAACGCCCTGCTGTTTACCCTCTCGGACGTGGTGTTCACCGGAGCCACAACCGACCCCAGCGGCACCTCCGGCGTGCAGTTCGTCTACATCATGGGCAAGAACGTGGACACCGGCGCCACTTTCGGCCGCACCGCCGTGATGGAGTCTCCCGAGGCCGGCTCGACCGGATGGTCCCTCGAGCTGGTCCTACCGGCGGGTGAGTGGGAGATCACGTCCCGCACTCAGGACACCTCCGGGAACCTTGCCCCGGACACAGCCCCGTTCACGGTCCAGGTCCTCGGCTTCTAG
- a CDS encoding inositol-3-phosphate synthase: MGKVRVGIVGVGNCASSFVQGVEFYRDSNPDDVIPGLMHTVLGGYGVGDIEFVAAFDVDSAKVGMDLSEAILAEPNNTMRFADVPAAGVRVARGHTFDGLGQYYRGQVTESDEEPVDVARALRDAGADVLVSYLPVGSELATRFYAEQALQSGVGFVNCIPVFIAQDPEWERKFKEANLPIVGDDIKSQVGATIIHRQLAKLFEDRGVNLNRTYQLNFGGNMDFMNMLERERLASKKLSKTNAVRSNVTQEIEDRDIHIGPSDHVPWLSDRKWAYIRLEGSGFGGAPMSVELKLEVWDSPNSAGVVVDAVRCCKVALDRGVGGALVGPSAYFMKSPPAQYPDEIARIMTEEFIAG; this comes from the coding sequence ATGGGCAAGGTACGTGTGGGAATCGTGGGCGTCGGCAACTGCGCCTCTTCTTTCGTGCAGGGGGTCGAGTTCTACCGGGACTCCAACCCCGATGACGTCATCCCCGGGTTGATGCACACGGTCCTGGGGGGGTACGGCGTCGGCGACATCGAATTCGTGGCCGCCTTCGACGTCGACTCGGCAAAGGTGGGGATGGACCTGTCCGAGGCGATCCTCGCCGAGCCCAACAACACGATGAGGTTCGCGGACGTGCCGGCGGCGGGGGTTCGCGTCGCCAGGGGCCACACCTTCGACGGCCTCGGCCAGTACTACCGGGGTCAGGTGACCGAGTCCGACGAAGAGCCGGTGGACGTCGCCCGCGCCCTCAGGGATGCCGGTGCAGACGTCCTCGTCAGCTACCTGCCCGTAGGGTCGGAGCTCGCCACGCGGTTCTACGCCGAGCAGGCCCTGCAGTCTGGAGTCGGGTTCGTCAACTGCATCCCGGTGTTCATCGCGCAGGACCCCGAGTGGGAGCGCAAGTTCAAGGAGGCGAACCTTCCGATCGTCGGCGACGACATAAAGTCGCAGGTAGGCGCCACGATCATTCACCGTCAGCTTGCCAAGCTGTTCGAAGACCGGGGGGTAAACCTCAACCGCACGTATCAGCTCAACTTCGGCGGGAACATGGACTTCATGAACATGCTCGAGCGTGAGCGGCTCGCCTCCAAGAAGCTGTCCAAGACGAATGCGGTCCGGTCGAACGTCACCCAGGAGATCGAGGACCGTGACATCCACATCGGGCCATCGGATCACGTCCCGTGGCTTTCGGACCGCAAGTGGGCATACATCCGGCTGGAGGGCAGCGGGTTCGGCGGCGCTCCGATGTCCGTCGAGCTGAAGCTGGAGGTCTGGGACTCTCCGAACTCGGCGGGCGTCGTCGTAGACGCCGTCCGGTGCTGCAAGGTCGCCTTGGATCGGGGGGTGGGCGGCGCGCTGGTCGGACCCAGCGCCTACTTCATGAAGTCACCCCCGGCCCAGTACCCCGACGAGATCGCGCGGATCATGACCGAGGAATTCATAGCGGGCTGA
- a CDS encoding DUF5318 family protein, with product MQGRVDYRLAVQAVLRDFRAGRVQRRDICDAHPDLLRAAGYSGEQTQDPCPVCAKGCVKLVSYVFSDELKRDNGRIWPTQDLSPLMKLREAKLYTVEVCPDCGWNHLRFQMIVGHGGTGRGRKASR from the coding sequence ATGCAGGGGAGGGTCGATTACCGGCTGGCCGTGCAGGCGGTGCTGCGCGACTTCCGCGCTGGACGCGTCCAGCGCCGGGACATCTGCGACGCCCACCCGGACCTATTGCGCGCCGCAGGCTATTCGGGCGAGCAGACGCAGGACCCGTGTCCGGTCTGTGCCAAGGGCTGCGTCAAGCTGGTCTCCTACGTGTTCTCTGACGAGTTGAAGCGGGACAATGGCCGGATCTGGCCGACCCAGGACCTTTCCCCGTTGATGAAGCTGCGGGAAGCCAAGCTGTACACGGTGGAGGTGTGCCCTGACTGCGGGTGGAACCACCTGCGCTTTCAGATGATCGTCGGGCACGGTGGGACCGGCCGGGGCCGCAAGGCGTCCCGGTAA